A DNA window from Streptomyces parvus contains the following coding sequences:
- a CDS encoding bifunctional 2-polyprenyl-6-hydroxyphenol methylase/3-demethylubiquinol 3-O-methyltransferase UbiG: MGDSQGRADEGHGSPAAAVFDALGAEYERAFAASAAHRDSLERLLADLAPGSRVLDVGSGTGRPAAKTLAEAGHRVLGVDVSPVMTALAARQVPGAEFRCADIRDLPLAKGEFDAVCVYFSLLQLERGEQAELLERLVRSLRPGGLLVAATVPVDVAGVDSVFMGQPVRVSSFAAEEFTALIARAGVAVEWTHSALFTPDHPAGAPEPHVFVHGRRI, encoded by the coding sequence ATGGGTGACAGCCAGGGACGTGCGGACGAGGGTCACGGGAGTCCGGCCGCGGCCGTGTTCGACGCGCTGGGCGCGGAGTACGAACGGGCCTTCGCCGCTTCGGCCGCTCACCGGGATTCGCTGGAGCGGCTGCTGGCGGACCTCGCCCCGGGCAGCCGGGTGCTGGACGTGGGCAGCGGTACGGGCCGGCCGGCAGCGAAGACCCTGGCGGAGGCGGGGCACCGGGTGCTGGGCGTCGATGTGTCGCCGGTGATGACCGCGCTCGCGGCCCGGCAGGTTCCGGGTGCCGAGTTCCGGTGCGCCGACATCCGTGATCTCCCACTGGCGAAGGGCGAGTTCGACGCGGTCTGCGTGTACTTCTCGCTGCTGCAGCTGGAGCGCGGCGAGCAGGCCGAGCTGCTGGAGCGGCTCGTGCGGTCGCTGCGGCCCGGCGGACTGCTGGTCGCCGCGACGGTGCCGGTGGACGTCGCGGGGGTCGACTCGGTGTTCATGGGGCAGCCGGTCCGGGTCTCCAGCTTCGCCGCCGAGGAGTTCACCGCCCTGATCGCTCGGGCGGGGGTCGCCGTGGAGTGGACGCACAGCGCGCTGTTCACCCCGGACCACCCGGCGGGCGCACCCGAGCCCCATGTCTTCGTGCACGGCCGGCGCATCTGA
- a CDS encoding PP2C family protein-serine/threonine phosphatase, giving the protein MVQSRRAKWIPLGVIVLGVVLDLVTPTDVTSAPLLMAAPVAAAPLLSLRGIIAIGALAMAVHAVLAWYDGTFGWQRGVADQLTLLAVTVLAVLINRSLEGRDAQARRARHIAAVAQSAVLPRPPSRLGELRIAARYVPAENEAMIGGDLYVVQDTPHGVRVMVGDVRGKGLGAVSAVCADLGAFRYAADEAEDLPGLVAALERALLREGGRRGGQEQEEGFTTALIAEFADDLGAVRVVNRGHPPPVLLDAQGRATVLEPSEEAPPLGMSGLGAWSCPVDTFPFPPGATLICYTDGVTEARDESGVFYDASVRLPFLVHHRALVGYPASPAQILHLLIEDVGQHTGGRIQDDQALLALHRPPVPPHA; this is encoded by the coding sequence GTGGTGCAGTCGCGCAGGGCCAAGTGGATCCCGTTGGGGGTCATCGTGCTGGGCGTCGTGCTGGACCTGGTGACCCCGACGGATGTCACCTCGGCGCCCCTGCTGATGGCCGCCCCGGTCGCCGCCGCGCCGCTGCTGAGCCTGCGCGGCATCATCGCGATCGGGGCCCTCGCCATGGCCGTCCACGCGGTCCTCGCCTGGTACGACGGCACCTTCGGCTGGCAGCGCGGCGTCGCCGACCAGCTCACCCTTCTGGCCGTAACCGTGCTGGCCGTCCTCATCAACCGCTCCCTGGAGGGCCGGGACGCCCAGGCCCGGCGCGCCCGCCATATCGCCGCCGTGGCCCAGAGCGCCGTCCTGCCCCGTCCCCCTTCACGCCTCGGGGAGCTCAGGATCGCCGCCCGGTACGTGCCCGCCGAGAACGAGGCCATGATCGGCGGCGACCTCTACGTCGTCCAGGACACCCCGCACGGGGTGCGCGTGATGGTCGGGGACGTCCGGGGCAAGGGCCTGGGCGCGGTGAGCGCGGTCTGCGCGGACCTGGGGGCCTTCCGGTACGCGGCGGACGAGGCGGAGGACCTGCCCGGCCTGGTCGCCGCGCTGGAGCGGGCCCTCCTGCGCGAGGGCGGCAGGCGCGGCGGCCAGGAGCAGGAGGAGGGGTTCACCACCGCGCTGATCGCCGAGTTCGCCGACGACCTCGGCGCCGTACGGGTCGTCAACCGGGGTCATCCACCGCCGGTGCTCCTGGACGCCCAGGGCCGGGCCACCGTCCTCGAACCCTCCGAGGAGGCGCCCCCGCTCGGTATGAGCGGCCTGGGGGCCTGGTCGTGCCCGGTCGACACGTTCCCGTTTCCGCCCGGGGCCACCCTCATCTGCTATACGGACGGGGTCACCGAGGCCCGCGACGAATCCGGGGTCTTCTACGACGCGTCCGTCCGGCTGCCCTTCCTCGTCCACCACCGCGCGCTGGTCGGCTACCCGGCCTCCCCGGCACAGATCCTCCATCTGCTGATCGAGGACGTCGGCCAGCACACCGGGGGCCGGATCCAGGACGATCAGGCCCTCCTCGCCCTCCACCGCCCCCCGGTCCCCCCGCACGCGTAG
- a CDS encoding DUF1232 domain-containing protein gives MDTTAWLVLGAVAALIMLAVAVVLLVRVFRARKLLVDAGIPLRSKALVWAAVIYTVSPVDLLPDPVYLDDIGFLLVALRSLRAAASAAGVRTGTGARTKTQAPPAERRPDAVG, from the coding sequence ATGGACACCACCGCTTGGCTCGTTCTCGGCGCCGTGGCCGCGCTCATCATGCTGGCCGTGGCCGTCGTGCTGCTGGTCCGCGTCTTCAGGGCCAGGAAGCTGCTGGTCGACGCCGGGATCCCGCTGCGCAGCAAGGCGCTCGTCTGGGCCGCCGTCATCTACACCGTGTCACCGGTCGACCTGCTGCCCGACCCCGTCTACCTCGACGACATCGGCTTCCTGCTGGTCGCCCTGCGCTCCCTGCGCGCGGCCGCGTCGGCCGCCGGAGTGCGTACGGGAACGGGTGCGCGGACGAAGACCCAGGCGCCCCCGGCGGAGCGCCGCCCCGACGCCGTGGGCTGA
- a CDS encoding SulP family inorganic anion transporter: MISAKDLKKPHVVRRDLLASLVVFLVALPLCVGVAVASGVPAELGLVTGIVGGLVVGLLPGSKLQVSGPAAGLTVLVFEAVREFGLSTLGPIVLAAGLLQVVLGVARFGRWFRAISVSVVQGMLAGIGLIIVLGQVYAMADLEQPGSGLAKLAGLPQLAIDIVTDQEALTAFGLGAGTVAVLLLWPKLPARARIVPAPLAAVALATAVASLAGLRPAVADVNGLLHAIDLPGGAEFSRLADVAVIGTVLAFALIASAESLFSAAAIDRMHDGPRTDYDKELVAQGVGNTICGALGALPMTAVIVRSAANVQAGATTALSRVAHGLWLLLFAALLPAAVGMIPLAALAGVLVHAGCKLVPAKEFGPLWREHRGEAVLLAVTAIAVVVTNLFEGVVLGLLLAVVKSAWETSHVQLTTHELTGGRVVVTLTGNATFLRLPRILEQLEKLPQDQPIELDLTGLRHLDHACRVALENWARRHNNAEIEPVTIRQ, translated from the coding sequence GTGATTTCCGCGAAGGACCTCAAGAAACCCCACGTCGTACGCCGTGACCTGCTGGCGTCACTCGTCGTCTTCCTGGTCGCGCTGCCGCTGTGCGTCGGCGTCGCCGTCGCCTCCGGAGTCCCGGCCGAACTGGGCCTGGTCACCGGCATCGTCGGCGGACTCGTCGTCGGCCTCCTCCCCGGAAGCAAACTCCAGGTCAGCGGCCCCGCCGCCGGACTCACCGTCCTCGTCTTCGAAGCCGTCAGGGAATTCGGCCTGAGCACGCTCGGCCCGATCGTGCTGGCGGCCGGACTGCTCCAGGTCGTCCTGGGCGTCGCGCGCTTCGGCCGCTGGTTCCGCGCCATCTCCGTCTCCGTGGTGCAGGGCATGCTCGCCGGCATCGGCCTGATCATCGTGCTGGGCCAGGTGTACGCCATGGCCGACCTCGAACAGCCGGGCAGTGGTCTCGCCAAACTGGCCGGGCTCCCCCAGCTCGCCATCGACATCGTCACCGATCAGGAGGCCCTGACCGCCTTCGGGCTCGGCGCCGGAACGGTCGCAGTGCTGCTGCTGTGGCCGAAGCTGCCGGCCCGGGCCCGGATCGTCCCCGCGCCGCTCGCCGCGGTCGCCCTGGCCACCGCCGTCGCCTCACTGGCGGGGCTGCGGCCCGCGGTGGCCGATGTCAACGGGCTGCTGCACGCCATCGATCTGCCCGGCGGGGCGGAGTTCTCCCGGCTCGCCGATGTGGCGGTCATCGGCACCGTCCTGGCCTTCGCCCTCATCGCCTCGGCCGAGAGCCTGTTCAGCGCGGCGGCCATCGACCGGATGCACGACGGCCCCCGTACCGACTACGACAAGGAACTGGTGGCCCAGGGCGTCGGCAACACCATCTGCGGGGCGCTCGGCGCCCTGCCGATGACCGCGGTCATCGTCCGCAGCGCCGCCAACGTCCAGGCCGGGGCGACCACCGCGCTCTCCCGGGTCGCGCACGGTCTGTGGCTGCTGCTCTTCGCCGCGCTCCTGCCCGCCGCCGTCGGGATGATCCCCCTGGCCGCGCTCGCCGGTGTCCTCGTGCACGCCGGGTGCAAGCTGGTGCCGGCCAAGGAGTTCGGCCCGCTCTGGCGCGAACACCGCGGGGAGGCCGTCCTGTTGGCGGTCACGGCGATCGCCGTCGTGGTGACCAACCTCTTCGAGGGGGTCGTCCTCGGCCTGCTGCTGGCGGTGGTCAAGTCGGCCTGGGAGACCTCGCACGTCCAGCTCACCACCCATGAGCTCACCGGCGGCCGGGTCGTGGTGACCCTCACGGGGAACGCCACCTTCCTCCGACTGCCCCGCATCCTGGAGCAGTTGGAGAAGCTCCCGCAGGACCAGCCCATAGAGCTGGACCTCACCGGACTGCGCCACCTCGACCACGCCTGCCGGGTCGCCCTGGAGAACTGGGCCCGCCGGCACAACAACGCGGAGATCGAACCGGTGACGATCCGCCAGTAA
- a CDS encoding carbonic anhydrase, with product MQSLVEHARTFTEHVAANAKDFERLADGQTPEALFVTCSDSRVVPSLITGARPGQLFELRTAGNIVPPYPGQDRPTGEAATIEYALRMLQVRDIIVCGHSHCGAVGAILRGDDLSAMPAVRHWLEHSTDGRTPPADAGDLPGAVQAHALAQLDTLRGYPAVRERLAEGSLGLHAWYYEVHTGSVSVHRPERGTEFARL from the coding sequence ATGCAATCTCTCGTAGAACACGCCCGGACATTCACCGAGCATGTCGCCGCGAACGCAAAGGACTTCGAACGTCTCGCGGACGGCCAGACCCCCGAAGCACTCTTCGTCACGTGCTCGGACTCGCGTGTCGTTCCCTCGCTGATCACCGGCGCCCGCCCGGGTCAGCTCTTCGAACTCCGTACCGCGGGCAATATCGTCCCGCCCTATCCGGGCCAGGACCGGCCCACCGGTGAGGCCGCCACCATCGAGTACGCGCTGCGCATGCTCCAGGTGCGCGACATCATCGTCTGCGGGCACTCCCACTGCGGCGCGGTGGGCGCGATCCTCCGCGGCGACGACCTCTCCGCCATGCCGGCCGTCCGCCACTGGCTGGAGCACTCCACGGACGGCCGTACACCCCCCGCCGACGCCGGGGACCTCCCCGGCGCGGTCCAGGCCCACGCCCTCGCCCAGCTCGACACCCTGCGGGGCTACCCCGCGGTGCGCGAGCGGCTGGCCGAGGGCTCCCTCGGCCTGCACGCCTGGTACTACGAAGTGCACACCGGCTCCGTCAGCGTGCACCGACCCGAGCGCGGCACCGAGTTCGCCCGCCTTTGA
- a CDS encoding WhiB family transcriptional regulator, translating to MSSTENWRLHAACREEDPDLFFPIGSTGPAVVQTEEAKAVCRTCPVQAACLEWALENGQDSGIWGGLSENERRALKRRSRRRAEARGRGA from the coding sequence TTGAGCAGCACGGAGAACTGGCGCCTGCACGCCGCCTGCCGCGAGGAGGACCCGGACCTGTTCTTCCCCATCGGGAGTACCGGACCCGCGGTCGTCCAGACCGAGGAGGCCAAGGCCGTCTGCCGGACCTGTCCCGTCCAGGCCGCCTGCCTGGAGTGGGCCCTGGAGAACGGACAGGACTCGGGTATCTGGGGCGGCCTGTCCGAGAACGAGCGACGCGCCCTGAAGCGCCGCAGCCGCAGGCGCGCGGAGGCCCGGGGACGCGGGGCCTGA
- a CDS encoding ribonuclease H — protein MNESIIAACDGASKGNPGPAAWAWVVADAQGEPVRWEAGPLGTATNNVAELTALAQLLESTDPAVPVEVRMDSQYAMNAVTKWLPGWKRNGWKTSGGKPVANRELVTRIDALLTDRSVAFRYVPAHQVDGDPLNAIADQAASEVAVTQLPAGTAHGATALPVPAPARSTKGRAEAAGASSGGSRGAKGRSAGGASRSGRSTGTIKARFAGRCHCGKPYAAQEPIAKNPNGWGHPECRTAPA, from the coding sequence ATGAACGAGAGCATCATCGCCGCGTGTGACGGGGCGTCGAAGGGGAATCCCGGGCCGGCCGCCTGGGCGTGGGTCGTCGCCGACGCGCAGGGCGAACCCGTGCGCTGGGAAGCCGGTCCGCTGGGCACCGCGACCAACAACGTCGCCGAGCTGACGGCCCTGGCGCAGCTGCTGGAGTCCACCGACCCGGCGGTACCCGTCGAGGTGCGGATGGACTCGCAGTACGCCATGAACGCGGTGACCAAGTGGCTGCCGGGCTGGAAGCGCAACGGCTGGAAGACCTCCGGCGGCAAGCCCGTCGCCAACCGCGAGCTGGTCACGCGGATCGACGCCCTGCTCACCGACCGCTCGGTGGCGTTCCGCTACGTTCCCGCCCACCAGGTGGACGGCGACCCGCTCAACGCGATCGCCGACCAGGCGGCCAGCGAGGTCGCGGTCACCCAGCTTCCGGCCGGTACGGCGCACGGTGCGACGGCCCTGCCGGTGCCCGCGCCCGCGCGGTCCACGAAGGGCCGTGCGGAAGCGGCCGGGGCGTCGAGCGGCGGCTCGCGCGGCGCGAAGGGGAGGAGCGCCGGGGGCGCGTCCCGGAGTGGGCGGTCCACCGGCACGATCAAGGCGCGCTTCGCGGGCCGGTGCCACTGCGGCAAGCCGTACGCGGCCCAGGAGCCGATCGCGAAGAACCCGAACGGCTGGGGTCACCCGGAGTGCCGTACGGCTCCCGCCTGA
- a CDS encoding DUF6777 domain-containing protein — protein sequence MSVQPPPSGRPTGPPSGPLSGPSDSGPTPPPPTVSGPPPGPPSGGDHGGPNGPGGSGGPGDGGGGGGPGSSGGGPGGPGGGSGAAPGPRPDRPWWRSVPRIAAIATALVAAVVLVVVLTRPEGGGGSKEGGEVFLQAAGESGADPFTESTANDDAAAPGTASPSVAPSPSKTGAQVTRGVDGAAPGLYGGTQKIASCDVEQQVKVLQSAPDKNRAFASVQGIEPSAVPGYLRGLTPVTLRMDTRVTNHGYRDGEANAYQAVLQAGTAVLVDDRGVPRVRCACGNPLLPPVAQEDPRQRGKAWPGYRASGVVVVEPAEKPVKEFVMVDPENGDWFKRPAGDTGDGDKKTDPPKNASESPCPPGSDPCPASSGTTPSEPAPDDPASRPGEDPATSEPPPDAPATSEPPPDDPGTEPAPEDPPGSPDSQSAPQPPAPDTAAPRDPGAETPPPGAPVFD from the coding sequence GTGAGTGTCCAACCGCCGCCTTCCGGCCGCCCCACAGGACCGCCGTCCGGCCCGCTCTCGGGCCCCTCGGATTCCGGCCCCACCCCGCCCCCTCCGACCGTTTCGGGCCCGCCGCCCGGCCCGCCCAGCGGCGGCGACCACGGTGGGCCGAACGGCCCCGGTGGCTCGGGCGGACCGGGTGACGGGGGCGGTGGGGGCGGCCCCGGGTCTTCCGGTGGTGGTCCCGGCGGCCCGGGCGGCGGCTCGGGTGCCGCCCCCGGTCCCCGCCCCGACCGTCCCTGGTGGCGTTCGGTGCCCCGGATCGCGGCGATCGCGACGGCTCTGGTGGCCGCGGTGGTCCTGGTGGTCGTGCTGACCCGGCCCGAGGGCGGCGGCGGGTCGAAGGAGGGCGGCGAGGTCTTCCTCCAGGCGGCGGGCGAGTCCGGGGCGGATCCGTTCACGGAGTCCACGGCGAACGACGACGCCGCCGCGCCCGGGACCGCCAGCCCCTCCGTCGCGCCGAGCCCGTCGAAGACCGGCGCGCAGGTGACGCGGGGCGTGGACGGCGCGGCCCCGGGTCTGTACGGCGGCACGCAGAAGATCGCGAGCTGCGATGTGGAGCAGCAGGTCAAGGTGTTGCAGTCGGCGCCGGACAAGAACCGGGCGTTCGCCTCGGTCCAGGGCATCGAGCCGTCTGCCGTCCCCGGCTATCTGCGCGGGCTCACCCCGGTGACGCTGCGTATGGACACCCGCGTCACCAACCACGGCTACCGGGACGGCGAGGCCAACGCCTATCAGGCCGTGCTCCAGGCGGGTACGGCGGTCCTCGTCGACGACCGGGGCGTCCCCAGGGTGCGGTGCGCGTGCGGGAATCCGCTGCTGCCGCCCGTCGCCCAGGAGGACCCGCGGCAGAGGGGCAAGGCGTGGCCGGGCTACCGGGCGTCCGGCGTGGTCGTGGTGGAGCCGGCCGAGAAGCCGGTGAAGGAGTTCGTGATGGTCGATCCGGAGAACGGCGACTGGTTCAAGCGGCCGGCCGGCGACACGGGCGACGGCGACAAGAAGACGGATCCGCCGAAGAACGCCTCCGAGTCCCCCTGCCCGCCCGGGTCGGACCCCTGCCCCGCCTCGTCCGGAACGACCCCGTCGGAGCCCGCGCCGGACGATCCGGCGTCGCGGCCCGGTGAGGATCCGGCGACCTCCGAGCCCCCGCCGGACGCCCCGGCGACCTCGGAGCCGCCGCCCGACGACCCGGGGACCGAGCCCGCGCCGGAGGACCCGCCGGGCTCGCCCGACTCGCAGTCGGCCCCGCAACCGCCCGCCCCGGACACCGCGGCCCCGCGGGATCCCGGCGCGGAGACACCCCCGCCGGGCGCGCCCGTCTTCGACTGA
- a CDS encoding ABC transporter ATP-binding protein, translating into MDMEVTAWHSLHSAMNAQQDRRPFSRASLRRIMLFAGPHRRRIHRFLLLSVLTALLAVATPLLAGKVVDAIVNGEDTGTVTRLALLIALIAVVEAGLGLLTRWLSATLGEGLILDLRTAVFDHVQKMPVAFFTRTRTGALVSRLNNDVIGAQRAFSNTLSGVVSNLVTLLLTLAVMLTISWQITLLSLVLLPVFVVPARRMGARMAGLQREAADHNAAMGTQMTERFSAPGATLVKLFGRPSDESAEFAARADRVRDIGVRTAMVQSAFITALTLVSALALALVYGLGGFYALRGSLEPGAVVALALLLTRLYAPLTALAGARVEVMSALVSFERVFEILDLKPLIEQKPDARRVPAGPVSVEFDEVSFGYPTAEKVSLASLEEVATLDDRGGTPVLHQVSFRAEPGQTIALVGSSGAGKSTIAQLLPRLYDADAGSVRLNGVDVRDLSADSIRDTLGMVTQDGHLFHESVRANLLIARPGASEDEIWDALRRSRLDGLIASLPDGLDTVVGERGYRLSGGERQRLTIARLLLARQRVVILDEATAHLDSTSEAAVQEALAEALSGRTALVIAHRLSTVRAADRILVLEAGRVVESGTHTELLAAGGRYEELYRTQFERPSSDGERPAQPVG; encoded by the coding sequence ATGGACATGGAAGTCACGGCGTGGCATTCGCTGCACAGCGCGATGAACGCCCAGCAGGACCGCCGGCCCTTCTCCCGGGCGTCCTTGCGCCGCATCATGCTCTTCGCCGGGCCCCACCGACGCCGGATCCACCGCTTCCTGCTGCTGAGCGTCCTGACCGCACTGCTCGCGGTGGCCACTCCGCTGCTGGCCGGGAAGGTCGTCGACGCGATCGTGAACGGTGAGGACACCGGCACGGTCACCCGGCTCGCCCTGCTCATCGCGCTCATCGCCGTCGTCGAGGCCGGTCTCGGCCTGCTCACCCGCTGGCTGTCGGCGACGCTGGGCGAGGGCCTGATCCTGGACCTGCGCACCGCCGTCTTCGACCATGTGCAGAAGATGCCGGTGGCCTTCTTCACCCGGACCCGGACCGGCGCCCTGGTCAGCCGGCTCAACAACGACGTGATCGGCGCGCAGCGGGCGTTCAGCAACACGCTCTCCGGCGTCGTCTCCAACCTCGTCACCCTGCTGTTGACGCTCGCGGTGATGCTCACGATCTCCTGGCAGATCACCCTCCTCTCGCTGGTGCTGCTCCCGGTGTTCGTCGTACCGGCCCGCCGGATGGGAGCCCGGATGGCCGGACTCCAGCGGGAGGCGGCCGACCACAACGCCGCGATGGGCACCCAGATGACCGAACGGTTCTCCGCCCCCGGCGCGACCCTCGTCAAGCTCTTCGGCCGCCCCTCGGACGAGTCGGCCGAGTTCGCCGCCCGCGCCGACCGGGTGCGGGACATCGGCGTCCGTACGGCGATGGTCCAGTCGGCGTTCATCACCGCCCTCACGCTCGTCTCCGCCCTGGCGCTTGCCCTGGTCTACGGCCTCGGCGGCTTCTACGCCCTGCGCGGCAGCCTGGAGCCGGGGGCCGTGGTGGCGCTCGCGCTGCTGCTGACCCGGCTCTACGCGCCGCTCACCGCCCTCGCCGGGGCCCGGGTCGAGGTGATGAGCGCGCTCGTCAGCTTCGAGCGGGTCTTCGAGATCCTGGACCTGAAGCCGCTGATCGAGCAGAAACCGGATGCCCGCCGGGTGCCCGCCGGCCCGGTCTCCGTGGAGTTCGACGAGGTGTCCTTCGGCTACCCCACCGCCGAGAAGGTCTCCCTGGCCTCGCTGGAGGAGGTCGCCACGCTCGACGACCGGGGCGGCACGCCGGTCCTGCACCAGGTCTCCTTCCGGGCCGAACCGGGCCAGACGATCGCCCTGGTGGGCTCCTCGGGCGCGGGCAAGTCGACGATCGCGCAATTGCTGCCCCGGCTGTACGACGCGGACGCCGGTTCCGTACGGCTGAACGGTGTCGACGTACGCGACCTGAGCGCCGACTCGATCCGGGACACCCTCGGCATGGTCACCCAGGACGGGCATCTCTTCCACGAGTCGGTGCGGGCCAACCTGCTGATCGCCCGGCCCGGCGCCTCCGAGGACGAGATCTGGGACGCCCTGCGCCGCTCCCGGCTGGACGGCCTGATCGCCTCGCTGCCCGACGGGCTCGACACCGTGGTCGGCGAGCGCGGCTACCGGCTCTCCGGCGGGGAGCGCCAACGCCTCACCATCGCCCGGCTGCTGCTGGCCCGTCAGCGGGTCGTGATCCTCGACGAGGCGACCGCGCACCTCGACTCCACTTCGGAGGCGGCCGTCCAGGAGGCGCTGGCCGAGGCGCTGTCGGGCCGCACCGCACTGGTGATCGCCCACCGGCTCTCGACCGTACGGGCGGCCGACCGGATCCTGGTGCTGGAGGCGGGCCGGGTCGTCGAGAGCGGCACGCACACGGAACTGCTGGCCGCCGGCGGACGGTACGAGGAGCTGTACCGCACCCAGTTCGAGCGCCCGTCCTCGGACGGGGAGCGACCGGCCCAGCCGGTCGGCTGA
- a CDS encoding ATP-binding protein, with the protein MRAWGEPAERIEAAALIVTELVTNAVQHTSTRRIRCRLLRSTQGVRICVWNRGRARIPAPASPADSAGLPVGEAPTAGDLEADDALDRLSEDGRGLLLVDALAARWGTRAALAGRLVWADL; encoded by the coding sequence ATGCGGGCCTGGGGCGAACCGGCCGAACGGATCGAGGCGGCGGCTCTGATAGTGACCGAACTGGTCACCAACGCGGTGCAGCACACCAGCACCCGGCGGATCCGCTGTCGGCTCCTGCGCTCCACCCAGGGCGTGCGCATCTGCGTGTGGAACCGCGGCCGGGCCCGGATCCCGGCCCCGGCCTCCCCGGCCGACTCGGCGGGCCTTCCCGTCGGCGAGGCGCCGACGGCCGGCGATCTGGAGGCCGACGACGCGCTCGACCGTCTCAGCGAGGACGGCAGGGGGCTTCTGCTCGTCGACGCGCTGGCGGCCCGCTGGGGCACCCGCGCCGCACTGGCGGGCCGGCTCGTCTGGGCCGACCTCTAG
- a CDS encoding Scr1 family TA system antitoxin-like transcriptional regulator, which yields MRARSGPTVEHRVLAVRLRMLRERAGVSLRAAAEALDAHPATVRRIERAETGLDARQVGELLRCYGVPPAVAEPIMAGLAAANLPGWWHRWRDAMETWQQEVIGVESSASLVRTWHPALVPELLRTPAYAAALYRTQYPGDSPARRERRVELLRERRRRLCERGAALWALFPAAALHTRVGDRETMEGQRAALAEAVREQHVTVQVVPLDHPPHPLTGVPPLHILRVPAPEIGDQAVLETPGVRVDLIDDPEAVMAHRIRLDAACAAAPGPGTPLPE from the coding sequence ATGCGAGCCCGGTCCGGCCCCACGGTGGAACACCGCGTCCTCGCGGTCCGACTCCGCATGCTGCGGGAACGCGCGGGTGTCAGCCTGCGGGCCGCCGCCGAGGCGCTGGACGCCCACCCCGCCACCGTACGGCGTATCGAACGCGCGGAGACCGGACTGGATGCCCGACAGGTCGGCGAACTGCTGCGCTGCTACGGCGTGCCGCCCGCCGTGGCCGAACCCATCATGGCCGGGCTCGCGGCCGCGAACCTGCCCGGCTGGTGGCACCGCTGGCGGGACGCGATGGAGACCTGGCAGCAGGAGGTCATCGGCGTGGAGTCCTCGGCGAGCCTCGTGCGGACCTGGCACCCGGCGCTCGTGCCCGAACTGCTGCGCACCCCCGCGTACGCCGCCGCTCTCTACCGCACCCAGTACCCCGGGGACAGCCCCGCCCGCCGCGAACGCCGGGTCGAGCTGCTGCGCGAGCGCCGTCGCCGGCTGTGCGAGCGCGGGGCCGCCCTGTGGGCCCTGTTCCCGGCCGCGGCCCTCCATACGCGGGTCGGCGACCGGGAGACCATGGAGGGGCAGCGGGCCGCGCTGGCCGAGGCCGTGCGGGAGCAGCACGTCACCGTCCAGGTGGTGCCCCTGGACCACCCGCCGCACCCCCTGACCGGCGTACCGCCCCTGCACATCCTCCGGGTGCCCGCACCCGAGATCGGGGACCAGGCGGTGCTGGAGACCCCGGGCGTGCGGGTCGACCTCATCGACGATCCCGAGGCCGTGATGGCCCACCGCATCCGGCTCGACGCCGCGTGCGCCGCCGCGCCCGGCCCGGGGACCCCGCTTCCGGAGTGA
- a CDS encoding SDR family oxidoreductase, which translates to MRIDLTGRNAVVTGSSQGIGLAIATGLAGAGAGVVLTGRTQGRLDEAARSVRAAVPGASVATVACDLTTEEGAELLYAAVPAADVLVNNLGIFGSRPPLEITDAEWKTYFDTNVLSAVRLVRHYLPGMTGQGWGRVLNIASDSAIVIPAEMIHYGMSKTALLAVSRGFAKEAAGTGVTVNSVIAGPTHTGGVEDFVYELVDKELPWDEAQREFRRLHRPQSLLQRLIEPEEIANLVVYLSSAQASATTGAAVRVDGGYVDSILP; encoded by the coding sequence GTGCGTATCGATCTGACGGGCAGGAACGCGGTGGTGACCGGGTCCTCGCAGGGCATCGGCCTCGCCATCGCCACCGGGCTGGCCGGGGCGGGCGCCGGGGTCGTCCTCACCGGGCGGACCCAGGGGCGGCTGGACGAGGCGGCGCGGTCGGTGCGTGCCGCGGTGCCGGGCGCCTCCGTGGCCACCGTGGCCTGCGACCTGACCACCGAGGAGGGAGCCGAGCTGCTGTACGCGGCCGTGCCCGCGGCCGACGTCCTCGTCAACAACCTCGGCATCTTCGGATCCCGGCCACCGCTGGAGATCACGGACGCGGAGTGGAAGACCTACTTCGACACGAACGTGCTCAGCGCCGTGCGCCTCGTCCGCCACTACCTTCCCGGGATGACCGGGCAGGGCTGGGGCCGGGTGCTGAACATCGCCAGCGACTCCGCGATCGTGATCCCCGCCGAGATGATCCACTACGGCATGTCGAAGACCGCGCTGCTCGCCGTCTCCCGGGGCTTCGCCAAGGAGGCCGCGGGCACCGGCGTGACGGTGAACTCCGTGATCGCCGGACCCACGCACACCGGCGGCGTGGAGGACTTCGTGTACGAGCTGGTCGACAAGGAGCTGCCCTGGGACGAGGCGCAGCGGGAGTTCAGGCGGCTGCACCGGCCGCAGTCCCTGCTCCAGAGGCTCATCGAGCCCGAGGAGATCGCGAACCTGGTCGTCTACCTCAGCTCCGCGCAGGCCTCGGCGACGACCGGGGCGGCGGTCCGGGTCGACGGCGGCTACGTGGACTCGATCCTGCCCTGA